The following are encoded in a window of Penicillium oxalicum strain HP7-1 chromosome II, whole genome shotgun sequence genomic DNA:
- a CDS encoding Mannan polymerase complex subunit MNN9, with product MAVARSMRRTSPISLVLAAVLAFGFVLFVLSPSSSVSAAASATSSQQRQDDAAEHPLSPPTKPFLKEQPRRGNGIQAAPPVVHYNLNNLTSSNHALANRERILILTPLARFYQAYWDNLVKLSYPHELISLGFIAPKTKDGNAAVSALEKAIRTTQTGLIDNRFASISILRQDFEPPLESQDEKVRHKLSSQKARRESMSRARNSLLFTTIGPSTSWVLWLDGDIVETPPTLIQDLTSHNQPVIVPNCFQRYYNTKAKKWDVRPYDYNSWIDSEAAQNLASQMEPDEILLEGYAELPTYRTLMAYLANLDSLDPRRAIELDGVGGTALMVKADVHRDGAMFPAFPFYHLVETEGFAKMAKRLGYTVAGLPDYLVYHYNE from the exons ATGGCCGTCGCACGCTCGATGCGCCGGACGAGTCCCATCAGCCTTGTGCTGGCCGCAGTGCTTGCATTTGGCTTCGTCCTGTTCGTGCTCTCGCCGTCCTCGTCCGTCTCCGCTGCCGCCTCCGCGACTTCTTCCCAGCAGCGCCAGGACGATGCAGCTGAGCACCCTCTCTCACCACCGACGAAACCATTCTTAAAGGAGCAGCCTCGCCGCGGCAATGGCATCCAGGCCGCGCCTCCAGTCGTGCACTACAACCTAAACAATCTGACCAGTTCGAATCATGCGCTTGCCAATCGAGAGCGGATACTCATCCTCACCCCATTGGCGCGATTTTATCAGGCATACTGGGACAACCTCGTCAAGCTCAGCTATCCACATGAATTGATCTCGCTGGGATTCATCGCCCCCAAGACCAAAGACGGCAATGCGGCCGTCTCGGCGCTGGAAAAAGCGATTCGAACCACGCAAACGGGCCTCATCGACAATCGGTTCGCTAGCATTTCCATCCTCCGCCAGGACTTTGAACCTCCACTGGAATCCCAGGACGAAAAAGTCCGTCACAAACTGTCTTCGCAGAAAGCTCGGCGCGAGTCGATGAGCCGCGCCCGAAATAGTcttctcttcaccaccatcgGACCGAGTACATCATGGGTCCTCTGGCTGGACGGAGATATTGTTGAGACCCCACCGACTTTGATCCAGGATCTCACCTCACACAATCAGCCCGTGATCGTCCCCAATTGTTTCCAGCGATACTACAACACCAAAGCCAAGAAATGGGATGTTCGTCCATACGACTACAATTCATGGATCGACAGTGAGGCGGCGCAGAATCTCGCCTCACAGATGGAGCCAGACGAGATTCTCCTCGAAGGCTATGCGGAGCTGCCCACATATCGTACACTCATGGCGTACTTGGCAAACCTGGACTCGTTGGATCCTCGGCGCGCAATCGAACTGGACGGCGTTGGTGGAACAGCGCTGATGGTTAAGGCGGATGTCCACCGCGATGGAGCCATGTTCCCGGCTTTCCCATTTTATCATCTGGTTGAGACAGAAGGGTTCGCCAAAATGGCGAAGCGTTTGGGATATACGGTCGCTGGGTTGCCGGATTACTTG GTCTACCACTATAATGAGTAG